A window of Fibrobacter sp. UBA4297 contains these coding sequences:
- a CDS encoding LL-diaminopimelate aminotransferase, translating into MNESYINTNYDRLPGSYLFSTIAQKIKEYQSSHANADIIRLGIGDVTTPLIPEVIKAMHAAVDEMAVKGTFRGYGPEQGYDFVREAIVRGEYTARGIEMDPNDIFVSDGSKCDVANIQELFSENVKIAIPDPVYPVYLDSNVMAGRTGVLQADGHFSEVTYLASTAENDFQPDLPKNPVQLIYLCSPNNPTGTVLSRETLQKFVNYANENGALILFDGAYNCYIQDETLPHSIFEIPGARTCAIEFRSFSKTAGFTGVRCAYTVIPHELSKLHAMWNRRQCTKFNGVSYVTQRAAEAIYSPVGWQQTKEVIAGYMRTAGVIRKELTAAGYTVFGGEHAPYIWWKIPDGEKSFDFFDRLLATCEVVGTPGSGFGPCGEGYFRLTAFGDYERTCEALRRIREKL; encoded by the coding sequence ATGAACGAATCTTACATTAACACCAATTACGATCGCCTTCCTGGCTCTTACTTGTTCTCGACCATTGCCCAGAAAATCAAGGAATATCAGAGCTCGCATGCAAATGCGGATATCATCCGTCTTGGCATTGGCGATGTGACGACTCCGCTTATTCCCGAGGTCATCAAGGCCATGCATGCGGCTGTAGACGAAATGGCGGTGAAGGGGACTTTCCGCGGTTACGGCCCGGAGCAGGGCTATGATTTTGTGCGCGAGGCGATTGTTCGTGGCGAATATACGGCCCGCGGCATTGAGATGGACCCGAACGATATTTTTGTGAGCGATGGTTCCAAGTGCGATGTGGCAAACATTCAGGAGCTTTTTTCAGAAAATGTAAAGATTGCAATTCCGGACCCGGTTTATCCGGTTTATTTGGATTCGAACGTGATGGCGGGACGCACGGGCGTGCTCCAGGCGGACGGTCATTTCTCGGAAGTGACTTACCTTGCTTCGACGGCGGAAAACGATTTCCAGCCGGACTTGCCGAAGAACCCGGTGCAGCTGATTTACCTTTGCAGCCCGAACAACCCGACGGGTACGGTGCTTAGCCGTGAAACACTCCAGAAGTTTGTCAACTACGCAAACGAAAATGGGGCCTTGATTTTGTTCGATGGCGCCTACAACTGCTACATTCAGGACGAAACGCTCCCGCATTCGATTTTTGAAATTCCGGGTGCCCGTACTTGCGCTATTGAATTCCGCAGCTTTAGTAAGACGGCAGGCTTTACGGGCGTGCGTTGCGCTTATACGGTCATTCCGCATGAACTTTCGAAACTCCATGCGATGTGGAACCGTCGCCAATGCACCAAGTTCAATGGCGTGAGCTATGTAACGCAACGTGCAGCCGAAGCGATTTATTCGCCGGTGGGCTGGCAGCAGACAAAGGAAGTCATTGCCGGTTACATGCGCACGGCTGGCGTTATCCGCAAGGAACTGACTGCAGCAGGTTACACAGTGTTCGGTGGTGAACATGCTCCGTACATTTGGTGGAAGATTCCGGATGGTGAAAAATCGTTCGACTTCTTTGACCGACTGCTTGCTACGTGCGAAGTTGTGGGGACGCCGGGAAGTGGCTTTGGCCCGTGTGGCGAAGGGTATTTCCGCTTGACGGCCTTCGGCGACTACGAACGCACCTGCGAAGCGCTGAGAAGAATCAGAGAGAAACTTTAG
- a CDS encoding glutamate synthase subunit beta, producing the protein MQQIKRIQDVYRPVEERVKDNKEVERKLTSIEVVNQAGRCHSCGIPFCHGAGCPLGNLVPEFNAAVALGNAERAYDIISKTAFFPEFTGRVCPALCESACTGNVHNDPVMVRQIEKFIIETAFEEGRVVLPEAEPNGKTAAVIGSGPAGLFAAEALRRKGFAVTVYEKREKAGGLLRYGIPNWKLDKSVIDRRVALLEAAGIKFVYNTEIGKDIAAEYIHKNFDEVFLAIGTPNARDLKIPGRDAEGIFLALDFLHGAEKPGETNPEKFSAKGRKVLVIGGGDTGNDCVGKAIREGCESVLQVEFMPKPPEERSPSTPWPDWPYMLRTSYAQHEGGERRWNVSSKQFIVKDGRVAGVEAVRVEWEMSPQGRPLKPAEVPNSTEVIDTDLVVLAMGFTGVPAEGIVNDLGLSLTPRTAIIQDPSRHIYAVGDCANGASLVVRAMADAKAKVATIK; encoded by the coding sequence ATGCAACAAATTAAGCGCATACAAGATGTCTACCGCCCTGTTGAAGAGCGCGTCAAGGACAACAAGGAAGTTGAACGTAAACTCACTTCTATTGAAGTGGTAAACCAGGCGGGCCGTTGCCATAGTTGCGGCATTCCGTTCTGCCATGGCGCTGGTTGCCCGCTTGGTAACCTTGTTCCGGAATTCAATGCCGCCGTTGCTTTAGGGAATGCAGAACGTGCTTACGACATTATCAGTAAAACCGCGTTCTTCCCTGAATTTACGGGTCGTGTTTGCCCCGCACTTTGCGAATCTGCTTGCACAGGCAATGTCCATAATGATCCGGTGATGGTCCGCCAGATTGAAAAGTTCATTATCGAGACTGCTTTTGAAGAAGGCCGTGTGGTGCTCCCCGAAGCGGAACCGAATGGCAAGACGGCGGCTGTGATAGGCTCTGGCCCTGCCGGGCTCTTTGCTGCCGAAGCGCTGCGTCGTAAGGGTTTTGCTGTCACGGTTTACGAAAAGCGTGAAAAGGCCGGTGGCCTGTTGCGCTACGGTATTCCGAACTGGAAACTCGACAAGTCTGTGATTGACCGCCGCGTGGCTTTGCTTGAAGCTGCTGGAATCAAGTTTGTCTATAACACCGAAATCGGTAAGGATATTGCTGCGGAGTATATCCACAAGAATTTTGACGAAGTGTTCCTTGCAATTGGTACACCGAATGCCCGTGACCTTAAAATCCCGGGCCGCGATGCCGAAGGCATTTTCCTTGCTCTCGACTTCTTGCATGGTGCCGAAAAGCCGGGCGAGACGAATCCGGAAAAGTTCTCCGCCAAGGGCCGCAAGGTGCTTGTGATTGGCGGTGGCGATACGGGTAACGACTGCGTGGGTAAGGCCATTCGTGAAGGTTGCGAAAGCGTTTTGCAAGTGGAATTCATGCCGAAGCCGCCTGAGGAACGTTCTCCGTCCACTCCGTGGCCGGATTGGCCGTATATGTTGCGTACAAGTTATGCCCAGCACGAAGGTGGTGAACGTCGCTGGAATGTGTCGTCCAAGCAGTTTATTGTGAAAGACGGTCGCGTTGCCGGTGTCGAAGCGGTCCGCGTGGAATGGGAAATGTCCCCGCAGGGGCGTCCGCTCAAGCCTGCTGAAGTTCCGAATTCGACCGAAGTCATCGATACGGATTTGGTGGTGCTTGCTATGGGCTTTACCGGTGTGCCTGCCGAAGGTATCGTGAATGATTTGGGTCTTTCGCTCACTCCGCGTACAGCGATTATCCAGGATCCTTCTCGCCATATTTATGCGGTGGGTGACTGCGCTAATGGTGCATCCCTTGTGGTGCGCGCCATGGCCGATGCCAAGGCAAAAGTTGCTACAATTAAGTAG
- the gltB gene encoding glutamate synthase large subunit — protein MNAQALYDPANEHDACGVGLVANINNVASHQIVLQGITVLKRLMHRGAAGGDPETGDGAGLLLSMPHKFFRKLYPTLPARYGVGMFFVENTLEAESFDAKIREVAEAEGVKVLQFREVPVNPTKIGHTARETLPHIRQVFFDGSAFENDGAFDIKLYVVRRLIEKACKGLYVCSCSRRSIVYKGLLLASQIEGFYKDLNDLDFESPIALVHQRYSTNTFPTWPLAHPFRYLAHNGEINTLRGNLNSLRAREPHLKSSVIGDDLKKLLPLVPGGQSDSASLDNMFELLVAAGRSLPHAMMMLMPQAWGQKHYLGRDVRGFFEYESMLMEPWDGPAAVAFSDGINAGAILDRNGLRPARYTLCKDGLFVMASETGVLDLRDDEVEEKGRLKPGEIIYLDLENHRILKNAEMKAQVARSKPYRRWVAENKMSVRGLFSEINPSDVPDDLLVQQKRFGYSAEDLSVILKPMAKNGAEPIGSMGNDAALAVLSDKPQPLFNYFKQLFAQVTNPPIDPIREELVMSLTTYIGNHGNILEETPEQAHLIKIPRPIVTEDEIRRFENIGDKSFKAKVLKMQFPLGGNGEVLEAALQNLAGDAVRAVNDGFDIIVLSDKNIDWGYVPMPSLLATACVNRTLVEAGVRPEIGLIVQSGEVREVMHFALLLGYGATVINPYLAFQSLTSMCHSGDLDVDPVTAAANYVKAVDKGLLKIMSKMGISTLRSYRSAQIFEAVGLNKELVEKFLPGTASRIEGIGLEEIAREVGERQNVAFADASKVLQSGGQYSFRKEGEKHLWTPQSLATFRQAVQGGDYEKFKAYSKLINDQSERQATLRGLFKFKQTTPIDISEVESRESIIHHFVAGAMSLGSLSPEAHETIAIAMNRIGAMSNCGEGGEDPDRNTPAANGDIRSSAIRQIASGRFGVTIDYLRHAKDLQIKMAQGAKPGEGGQLPAHKVNEFVARIRHSIPNVSLISPPPHHDIYSIEDLAQLIYDLRNANPKARVSVKLVSEVGVGTIAAGVAKAHADVVLISGHDGGTGASPLTSIKHAGLPWELGIAEAEQTLVLNDLRSRVKLQVDGQLKTGRDVVVAALLGAEEFGFATNLLVSLGCVMDRKCHTNQCPMGIATQDPEFRKRFAGKPEYVENFLYFIADEVREILASLGLRSLEEACGRSDLLERDEAIAFYKAHNLDFSKIFETVNGGIKSYDKNYVKEALENFDRRELLPFVSDTLKSGANVELCTVVHNTDRTVGTELSGEVDERFGVKGLPEDTIKVHLHGVAGQSFGAFLAPGVTLDLEGEANDFMGKGLSGGKIIVRPPSNASFKAEDNVIAGNVIGYGGTSGKIFINGLAGERFGIRNSGMLLVSEGVGDHGCEYMTGGRVVVLGRVGVNFAAGMTGGFAYVYDETGHFDLSCNVDSVDLESVLPGTDSEKELLDIIGQHVKATGSEKGKRILENWNSERPKFVKIFPVDYRNALAMGGCR, from the coding sequence ATGAACGCTCAAGCACTTTACGATCCGGCCAACGAACACGACGCCTGCGGTGTCGGCCTGGTCGCTAATATTAATAATGTTGCCTCGCACCAGATAGTGTTGCAGGGTATCACGGTCTTGAAAAGACTTATGCATCGCGGTGCGGCTGGTGGCGACCCGGAAACGGGTGATGGCGCTGGCCTTTTGCTTTCTATGCCGCACAAGTTCTTCCGCAAGCTTTATCCGACGCTTCCGGCACGCTATGGCGTAGGCATGTTCTTTGTCGAAAATACGCTTGAAGCGGAATCCTTTGACGCCAAGATTCGTGAAGTTGCCGAAGCTGAAGGCGTGAAGGTTCTCCAGTTCCGTGAAGTTCCGGTAAACCCGACTAAGATTGGCCATACGGCTCGCGAAACCTTGCCGCATATTCGTCAGGTGTTCTTTGACGGTTCTGCTTTTGAAAACGACGGCGCGTTTGATATTAAGTTGTATGTTGTCCGCCGTCTGATTGAAAAGGCTTGCAAAGGTCTTTACGTCTGCAGCTGCAGCCGCCGTAGCATCGTGTACAAGGGCCTTTTGCTTGCAAGCCAGATTGAAGGCTTCTACAAGGACTTGAACGATCTCGATTTTGAATCCCCGATTGCACTTGTCCACCAGCGTTATTCTACGAATACGTTCCCGACTTGGCCCTTGGCCCATCCGTTCCGTTACCTCGCTCACAACGGCGAAATCAATACGTTGCGCGGTAACCTCAACAGCTTGCGCGCTCGTGAACCGCATTTGAAGAGCTCTGTTATCGGTGATGACTTGAAGAAGCTTTTGCCGCTCGTTCCGGGTGGTCAGAGTGACTCGGCTAGCCTTGATAATATGTTTGAACTTCTCGTCGCTGCGGGCCGTAGCCTTCCGCATGCGATGATGATGCTCATGCCGCAGGCCTGGGGCCAGAAGCATTACCTCGGCCGCGATGTGCGTGGCTTCTTTGAATATGAATCCATGCTCATGGAACCGTGGGATGGCCCGGCCGCTGTCGCATTCTCCGATGGTATTAACGCTGGTGCAATCCTCGACCGTAACGGCCTCCGTCCGGCACGTTACACTTTATGTAAAGACGGTCTCTTCGTGATGGCTTCTGAAACGGGCGTGCTTGACTTGCGCGATGACGAAGTCGAAGAAAAGGGCCGCCTCAAACCGGGTGAAATCATTTATCTCGATTTGGAAAATCACCGCATCTTGAAGAATGCTGAAATGAAGGCTCAGGTTGCCCGTAGCAAGCCTTACCGACGCTGGGTTGCCGAAAACAAGATGAGCGTACGTGGCCTCTTTAGCGAAATCAATCCCTCTGATGTTCCGGATGACTTGCTCGTGCAGCAGAAGCGCTTTGGCTATTCTGCCGAAGATTTGTCTGTCATCTTGAAGCCGATGGCCAAAAACGGTGCAGAACCGATTGGCTCCATGGGTAACGATGCCGCACTTGCCGTGCTTTCGGACAAGCCTCAGCCGCTGTTCAACTACTTCAAGCAGCTGTTCGCCCAAGTGACGAACCCGCCGATTGACCCGATCCGTGAAGAACTTGTGATGAGCCTTACGACTTACATCGGTAACCACGGCAACATTCTTGAAGAAACTCCGGAACAGGCGCATCTCATCAAGATTCCGCGCCCGATTGTGACGGAAGATGAAATCCGCCGCTTTGAAAATATCGGTGATAAGAGCTTCAAGGCTAAGGTGCTCAAGATGCAGTTCCCGCTGGGCGGAAACGGCGAAGTGCTCGAAGCCGCTTTACAGAATTTGGCTGGTGATGCCGTGCGTGCTGTGAACGACGGCTTTGATATCATCGTGCTTTCGGATAAGAACATTGACTGGGGCTATGTGCCGATGCCTTCGCTTTTGGCAACGGCTTGCGTGAACCGCACCTTGGTCGAAGCCGGTGTTCGTCCGGAAATCGGTTTGATTGTGCAGTCCGGTGAAGTCCGCGAAGTTATGCACTTTGCTTTGTTGCTCGGTTACGGTGCAACGGTCATCAACCCGTACCTTGCATTCCAGAGCCTTACCAGCATGTGCCATAGCGGCGACTTGGATGTTGATCCGGTGACGGCTGCAGCAAACTATGTAAAGGCTGTGGACAAGGGCCTCTTGAAGATTATGTCGAAGATGGGTATCTCAACGCTCCGTAGCTACCGCAGTGCCCAGATTTTTGAAGCTGTCGGCTTGAACAAGGAACTAGTCGAAAAGTTCTTGCCGGGTACGGCTAGCCGCATCGAAGGTATTGGCCTTGAAGAAATCGCCCGCGAAGTGGGTGAACGCCAGAACGTCGCATTTGCCGATGCAAGCAAGGTCTTGCAGTCGGGTGGCCAGTACAGCTTCCGCAAGGAAGGCGAAAAGCACTTGTGGACTCCGCAGTCGCTCGCTACATTCCGCCAAGCTGTGCAGGGTGGCGATTACGAAAAGTTCAAGGCTTACAGCAAGCTCATTAACGACCAGTCTGAACGTCAGGCGACTTTGCGTGGCCTCTTCAAGTTCAAGCAGACGACTCCGATTGATATTTCTGAAGTCGAATCCCGCGAATCCATTATCCACCACTTTGTTGCAGGCGCTATGAGCCTTGGCTCCTTGAGCCCAGAAGCCCACGAAACGATTGCTATTGCCATGAACCGCATCGGTGCCATGAGCAACTGCGGTGAAGGTGGTGAAGATCCGGACCGCAATACTCCTGCCGCAAACGGCGATATCCGTAGCTCCGCTATTCGTCAGATTGCTTCGGGCCGCTTTGGCGTGACGATTGACTACTTGCGCCATGCGAAGGATTTGCAAATCAAGATGGCTCAAGGTGCAAAGCCGGGTGAAGGCGGTCAGCTGCCGGCACATAAGGTGAACGAATTTGTGGCACGAATACGCCACTCGATTCCGAACGTGTCGCTGATTTCTCCGCCGCCGCACCATGACATTTACTCCATCGAAGACTTGGCTCAGCTCATTTACGACTTGCGCAATGCAAACCCGAAGGCTCGTGTCTCTGTGAAACTCGTTTCTGAAGTGGGCGTGGGTACGATTGCTGCCGGTGTCGCAAAGGCTCATGCCGACGTGGTGCTCATTTCTGGCCATGATGGCGGTACGGGTGCTTCTCCGCTTACTTCTATCAAGCATGCAGGTCTTCCGTGGGAACTCGGTATTGCCGAAGCGGAACAGACGCTTGTCCTCAATGACTTGCGTAGCCGCGTGAAACTCCAGGTCGATGGCCAGCTCAAGACGGGCCGTGACGTGGTGGTGGCAGCCCTCCTCGGTGCCGAAGAATTTGGCTTTGCCACGAACTTGCTCGTTAGCCTTGGCTGTGTGATGGATAGAAAGTGCCACACGAACCAGTGCCCGATGGGTATTGCAACGCAGGATCCGGAATTCCGTAAGCGCTTTGCCGGTAAGCCGGAATACGTTGAAAACTTCCTCTACTTCATTGCAGACGAAGTCCGTGAAATCTTGGCAAGCCTTGGCCTGCGTTCTCTCGAAGAAGCATGCGGCCGTAGCGACTTGCTCGAACGCGATGAAGCTATCGCCTTCTACAAGGCTCATAACCTTGACTTCTCGAAGATTTTTGAAACCGTCAATGGCGGCATCAAGTCTTACGACAAGAACTATGTGAAGGAAGCACTCGAAAACTTTGACCGTCGTGAACTCTTGCCGTTCGTTAGCGATACGCTCAAGAGCGGTGCCAATGTGGAACTCTGCACGGTTGTTCACAATACCGACCGTACGGTGGGTACGGAACTTTCCGGTGAAGTTGATGAACGCTTTGGCGTGAAGGGTCTCCCTGAAGATACGATTAAGGTTCACTTGCACGGTGTGGCTGGTCAGAGCTTCGGTGCGTTCCTTGCTCCGGGTGTAACGCTTGACCTCGAAGGTGAAGCAAACGACTTTATGGGTAAGGGCCTCTCGGGTGGTAAGATTATCGTCCGCCCGCCTAGCAATGCAAGCTTCAAGGCTGAAGACAACGTCATTGCCGGTAACGTTATCGGTTACGGTGGAACTTCTGGTAAGATCTTCATCAACGGTCTTGCTGGTGAACGCTTCGGTATCCGTAACTCCGGTATGCTCCTCGTCTCGGAAGGTGTTGGCGACCATGGTTGCGAATACATGACGGGTGGTCGCGTGGTTGTGCTCGGCCGCGTGGGCGTGAACTTCGCTGCCGGTATGACGGGTGGCTTTGCTTACGTGTACGACGAAACAGGTCACTTCGACTTGAGCTGTAACGTAGATTCTGTGGACCTTGAAAGCGTGCTTCCGGGTACCGATAGCGAAAAGGAATTGCTCGATATCATCGGTCAGCATGTGAAGGCTACAGGCAGTGAAAAGGGCAAGCGCATTCTTGAAAACTGGAATAGCGAACGTCCGAAATTTGTGAAAATATTCCCGGTGGATTACAGGAACGCATTGGCTATGGGAGGGTGTAGGTAA
- a CDS encoding sigma 54-interacting transcriptional regulator yields the protein MSMPSSIGPEISVIQKISVAIIHERDVEKLLENVLGILETELGMLRGTFALLFGDTLKIEASRGLDESEKQRGFYHMGEGITGHVAERGLSHVIPDLRKDSRFLNRTGSRHYESQVAFICVPLIHDGQVIGTLSIDRPVDGSTDLDRDVALLEIIANITGDAANECIELHGEREAMLEENRKLRDMLSNNPGELVGNCREMRQVYEQVRQVAPSDATVLIRGGSGTGKEMIARAIVNLSARKDKPFITLNCAALPENLVESELFGHEKGAFTGALNRRVGRAEAADGGTLFLDEVGDLTMQTQVKLLRFLQERTFSRVGSNEELHSDVRFLAATSRNLEELIAQGKFREDLFYRLNIFPITMPDLAKRKSDIILLAEHFIEKMNLRYGKKVARLSTTAINLLMSYHWPGNVRELENCIERAVLTATDDCIHSYNLPPSLQTSLSVGSVGGAPNDKIAPLEVMMENYEREIITEAIKRNDGNISAAGRDLGVSPRMMNYRMNKLGIKSGR from the coding sequence ATGTCCATGCCCTCTTCTATCGGTCCTGAAATTTCGGTCATCCAGAAGATTAGCGTTGCGATTATTCACGAGCGCGATGTTGAAAAGTTGCTCGAGAATGTGCTTGGCATTTTGGAAACTGAACTTGGAATGCTGCGCGGAACTTTTGCGTTGCTCTTTGGCGATACGCTGAAAATCGAGGCTTCGCGCGGGCTTGACGAATCCGAAAAACAGCGTGGCTTTTACCATATGGGTGAAGGCATTACGGGGCACGTGGCCGAACGTGGCTTGAGCCATGTGATTCCGGACTTGCGCAAGGATTCCAGGTTCTTGAATCGTACGGGTAGCCGCCATTATGAATCTCAGGTGGCGTTTATTTGCGTGCCGCTGATTCATGACGGACAAGTTATTGGAACGCTTTCGATTGACCGCCCGGTGGACGGCTCGACGGATTTGGATCGCGATGTGGCGTTGCTCGAAATTATTGCAAATATCACGGGTGATGCGGCGAATGAATGCATTGAACTTCACGGTGAACGCGAAGCGATGCTCGAAGAAAACCGCAAGCTTCGCGATATGCTTTCGAATAATCCGGGTGAACTGGTAGGCAATTGCCGCGAGATGCGTCAGGTTTACGAACAAGTGCGCCAAGTGGCGCCGAGCGATGCTACGGTCTTGATTCGCGGCGGTAGCGGTACGGGTAAGGAAATGATTGCCCGTGCGATTGTGAACTTGTCTGCGAGAAAGGATAAGCCGTTCATTACGCTGAACTGCGCTGCGCTCCCAGAAAATCTTGTTGAAAGTGAACTTTTCGGCCATGAAAAGGGCGCCTTTACGGGGGCTTTGAACCGTCGTGTTGGCCGTGCCGAAGCGGCTGATGGGGGTACGCTCTTCTTGGATGAAGTTGGCGATTTGACGATGCAGACTCAGGTGAAGCTCTTGCGCTTTTTGCAGGAACGTACCTTTAGCCGTGTCGGTAGCAACGAAGAACTCCATTCTGATGTGCGCTTCTTGGCGGCGACGAGCCGTAATCTTGAAGAGCTCATTGCACAGGGCAAGTTCCGCGAAGACCTTTTCTACCGTCTGAATATTTTCCCGATCACGATGCCGGATTTGGCAAAGCGTAAGTCCGATATCATCTTGCTTGCGGAACACTTTATCGAAAAGATGAATTTGCGTTATGGCAAGAAGGTGGCTCGACTTTCGACGACGGCAATTAATTTGCTTATGAGCTATCACTGGCCGGGCAACGTGCGTGAACTGGAAAACTGCATTGAACGTGCGGTGCTTACGGCTACTGATGATTGCATCCATAGCTATAACTTGCCGCCTTCACTCCAGACCAGCCTGAGCGTTGGCTCTGTGGGTGGTGCCCCGAACGACAAGATTGCGCCTCTTGAAGTGATGATGGAAAATTACGAACGTGAAATCATTACTGAAGCGATTAAGCGCAATGATGGAAACATCTCTGCGGCAGGGCGCGATTTGGGCGTCTCTCCGCGTATGATGAATTACCGCATGAATAAGCTCGGGATTAAATCCGGACGATAG
- a CDS encoding glutamine synthetase III: protein MSNEYRLKAIKEIASENVGANLPAAPANIDFYGEDVFNAEAMRTYLPKDICKKLFATIDDGAPLDPSIAGEVAHAMKKWAIDRGATHFTHWFQPLTGSTAEKHDSFLEPEDGKAILAFSGKNLIVGEPDASSFPSGGLRSTFEARGYTAWDPTSPAFIKRHGNGATLCIPTAFCSYTGEALDKKTPLLRSIQALQKSADRLMGLFGVAPQKVTVTLGAEQEYFLVDKRFYLQRPDLYQAGRTLFGAAPAKHQQMEDHYFGSIPSRILNFMNDVEKELWKLGIPAKTRHNEVAPAQFELAPMFEEVNLACDHNMQIMEVLRQVADRHGLVCLLHEKPFAGINGSGKHNNWSVNYGKTNLLNPGKDPHQNAIFLTTLCAVIYAVDTHADLLRMAVASAGNDHRLGANEAPPAIISMYLGDQLADVVDQLEKGDPKSSKQAGALKLGSDTLPPLPRDATDRNRTSPFAFTGNKFEFRAPGSSQSCSEPNVILNTIVAEAFDIIADKLANVPAEKFHEELQNLLQKIVKEHKRVIFNGNGYTDEWVEEAAKRGLPNTRTTMEALQALNKKENVALFEKYGVFNKRELDSRYEVNMEDYHKKIHIEGEIARDMAKDIILPQAIEAYSAALKANEMALNQGFPALDSYAKPLGEGIKKLLSAIEVMEKALAGKHEDILNGMLDLRLVVDSLEKIVPDEKWPLPKYREMLFIY, encoded by the coding sequence ATGAGCAACGAATACAGATTAAAAGCTATCAAGGAAATCGCCAGCGAAAACGTTGGCGCTAACCTCCCCGCAGCACCTGCAAACATCGACTTTTACGGCGAAGATGTTTTCAACGCCGAAGCGATGCGCACCTACCTTCCGAAAGACATTTGCAAAAAGCTCTTCGCTACTATTGATGACGGCGCACCGCTCGACCCGAGCATCGCAGGCGAAGTCGCCCACGCCATGAAGAAGTGGGCAATCGACCGCGGCGCCACCCACTTTACGCACTGGTTCCAGCCCCTTACCGGTTCCACCGCCGAAAAGCACGATTCCTTCCTTGAACCCGAAGACGGCAAAGCCATCCTCGCGTTCAGCGGCAAGAACTTGATCGTCGGCGAACCGGACGCATCTTCCTTCCCGAGCGGCGGCCTTCGCTCTACGTTTGAAGCCCGCGGCTACACCGCCTGGGATCCGACCTCTCCCGCATTCATCAAACGTCACGGCAACGGCGCCACGCTCTGCATCCCGACCGCATTCTGCAGCTACACTGGTGAAGCACTCGACAAGAAGACTCCGCTCCTCCGCTCCATTCAGGCTTTGCAGAAATCCGCTGATCGTCTCATGGGCCTCTTCGGCGTCGCTCCGCAGAAGGTCACCGTCACGCTCGGTGCCGAACAGGAATACTTCCTCGTCGACAAGCGTTTCTACCTCCAGCGCCCGGACCTCTACCAGGCTGGCCGCACCTTGTTCGGTGCCGCTCCGGCTAAGCACCAGCAGATGGAAGACCACTACTTCGGTAGCATTCCATCCCGCATTTTGAATTTCATGAACGATGTGGAAAAGGAACTCTGGAAGCTCGGCATTCCGGCAAAGACCCGCCACAACGAAGTCGCTCCGGCCCAGTTCGAACTTGCCCCGATGTTCGAAGAAGTGAACCTTGCTTGCGACCACAACATGCAAATTATGGAAGTCCTCCGTCAGGTCGCCGACCGTCATGGCCTCGTGTGCCTGCTGCACGAAAAGCCGTTCGCAGGCATCAACGGTTCCGGCAAGCACAACAACTGGTCCGTGAACTACGGCAAGACAAACCTCTTGAACCCAGGTAAGGACCCGCACCAGAACGCCATCTTCCTCACCACGCTCTGCGCTGTGATTTACGCCGTCGATACTCACGCTGACCTGCTCCGTATGGCTGTTGCAAGCGCTGGTAACGACCACCGCCTTGGCGCAAACGAAGCTCCTCCGGCAATCATCTCCATGTACCTCGGCGACCAGCTTGCTGACGTCGTCGACCAGCTCGAAAAAGGCGATCCGAAGTCCAGCAAGCAGGCTGGCGCACTCAAGCTCGGTTCCGACACTCTCCCGCCGCTCCCGCGCGACGCTACGGACCGCAACCGTACTTCTCCGTTCGCATTCACTGGCAACAAGTTCGAATTCCGCGCACCGGGCTCCAGCCAGAGCTGCTCTGAACCGAACGTCATCCTCAACACGATCGTCGCCGAAGCATTCGACATCATCGCAGACAAGCTCGCCAACGTTCCTGCAGAAAAGTTCCACGAAGAACTCCAGAACCTCTTGCAGAAGATCGTCAAGGAACACAAGCGCGTTATCTTCAACGGCAACGGTTACACGGACGAATGGGTCGAAGAAGCTGCAAAGCGCGGCCTCCCGAACACCCGCACCACCATGGAAGCCCTCCAGGCACTCAACAAGAAAGAAAACGTTGCCCTCTTCGAAAAGTACGGCGTGTTCAACAAGCGCGAACTCGATTCCCGCTACGAAGTCAACATGGAAGACTACCACAAGAAGATTCACATCGAAGGCGAAATCGCTCGCGACATGGCCAAGGACATCATTCTCCCGCAGGCTATCGAAGCTTACTCCGCCGCTCTCAAGGCTAACGAAATGGCTCTGAACCAGGGCTTCCCGGCTCTCGATTCTTACGCCAAGCCGCTTGGTGAAGGCATCAAGAAGTTGCTCTCCGCTATCGAAGTGATGGAAAAGGCACTCGCCGGGAAGCACGAAGATATCTTGAACGGTATGCTCGACCTCCGCTTGGTTGTGGACTCTCTCGAAAAGATTGTTCCGGACGAAAAGTGGCCGCTTCCGAAATATCGTGAGATGTTGTTCATTTACTAG